A genomic window from Lotus japonicus ecotype B-129 chromosome 1, LjGifu_v1.2 includes:
- the LOC130731278 gene encoding GDP-mannose 3,5-epimerase 2-like, producing the protein MGSSGAEADYGAYTYKELEREPYWPSEKLRISITGAGGFIASHIARRLKSEGHYIIASDWKTNEHMTEDMFCHEFHLIDLRVMDNCLKVTNGVDHVFNLAADMGGMGFIQSNHSVIMYNNTMISFNMIEAGRINGVKRFFYASSACIYPEFKQLETTNVSLKEADAWPAEPQDAYGLEKLATEELCKHYNKDFGIECRIGRFHNIYGPYGTWKGGREKAPAAFCRKALTSADRFEMWGDGLQTRSFTFIDECVEGVLRLTKSDFREPVNIGSDEMVSMNEMADIVLGFENKSTPVHHIPGPEGVRGRNSDNTLIKEKLGWAPTMKLKDGLRITYFWIKEQLEKEKAKGVDTAIYGSSKVVQTQAPVQLGSLRAADGKE; encoded by the exons ATGGGAAGTTCTGGAGCAGAAGCTGATTATGGTGCATACACCTACAAGGAGCTTGAGAGAGAGCCTTACTGGCCATCTGAGAAGCTGAGGATTTCAATCACTGGTGCTGGTGGTTTTATTGCCTCACACATTGCTCGCCGTCTCAAGAGTGAGGGGCATTACATCATTGCTTCTGATTGGAAGACAAATGAACACATGACTGAAGACATGTTCTGCCATGAGTTCCATCTGATTGATCTTAGGGTCATGGATAACTGCCTCAAAGTTACCAATGGTGTGGATCATGTTTTCAATCTTGCTGCTGATATGGGTGGGATGGGGTTTATCCAGTCCAACCACTCTGTCATTATGTACAACAACACCATGATTAGCTTCAACATGATTGAGGCTGGAAGGATCAATGGTGTGAAGAG GTTTTTTTATGCCTCTAGTGCTTGTATCTACCCTGAATTTAAGCAGCTGGAAACTACCAATGTCAGTTTGAAGGAGGCTGATGCCTGGCCTGCTGAG CCACAAGATGCATATGGTCTAGAGAAGCTTGCAACAGAAGAGTTGTGCAAGCATTATAACAAGGATTTTGGGATTGAGTGCCGAATTGGGAGGTTCCACAACATTTATGGCCCTTATGGGACATGGAAAG GTGGAAGGGAGAAGGCTCCTGCTGCTTTTTGTCGAAAGGCGCTTACTTCTGCTGACAGATTTGAGATGTGGGGAGATGGATTACAAACAAGATCCTTCACCTTTATTGATGAGTGCGTTGAAGGCGTACTTAG ATTGACTAAATCAGACTTCCGGGAGCCAGTGAATATTGGAAGTGATGAAATGGTCAGCATGAATGAGATGGCTGACATTGTGCTTGGCTTTGAGAACAAAAGCACACCAGTACACCACATTCCTGGCCCAGAGGGTGTCCGAGGCCGTAATTCAGAcaatacactaatcaaagagAAACTTGGCTGGGCTCCAACAATGAAGTTGAAG GATGGGCTGAGAATtacatacttttggatcaaagaacAGCTTGAGAAAGAGAAGGCCAAAGGTGTTGATACAGCAATCTATGGATCTTCCAAAGTAGTACAGACTCAAGCCCCAGTTCAACTAGGCTCACTCCGGGCAGCAGATGGCAAAGAATGA